A section of the Clostridium felsineum DSM 794 genome encodes:
- a CDS encoding nitrogenase component 1, whose amino-acid sequence MAKILDQPRYKCALTAMQTVHAIQGAIPILHSGPGCGGKLHSDFGSSGHFSFHIFPCTSISEKEVVFGGEKKLKETIENALKVVDAELYIVLTSCTSEVIGDDAGEVVRSFSDTGKPVIYASTPGFKGNNYVGHEWVVSAIIDQYLKPADKITKGLVNIWAGVPQHDPFWLGNLRELEKLVGELGLIPNTIFGHDRGIKNINKIPEAEFNLLVSPWLGLSNVKQLEKKFGTPYMKFPSIPIGAAETSKFLREVGKFAGVSKDKVEEIIKKHEDEYYYYIERFADVFLETRVMSRRFVVVSDAQYTLAFTKFLTNDFGLFPDKQYIIDDTPEKYRSEVEGYFKDLNYDIEAEVEFLTDGNEIHNNIKNTDFHGYPLIIGSSWEKKVAKETKAHFLAVSWPLNERLVINSSYVGYAGGLKLLEDIYSVVLTRFN is encoded by the coding sequence TGCATTCTGGACCTGGTTGTGGAGGGAAACTTCATAGTGATTTTGGAAGCTCAGGTCACTTTTCTTTTCATATATTTCCCTGTACAAGTATAAGTGAAAAAGAAGTTGTATTTGGTGGAGAGAAGAAACTAAAAGAGACTATTGAAAATGCACTAAAAGTAGTAGATGCAGAGTTATATATAGTATTAACAAGTTGTACTTCAGAAGTTATTGGAGATGATGCGGGGGAGGTGGTTAGAAGTTTTAGCGATACAGGTAAGCCTGTTATATATGCTTCAACACCAGGTTTTAAGGGAAATAACTATGTTGGACATGAATGGGTAGTAAGTGCAATAATAGATCAATATTTGAAGCCAGCAGATAAAATTACAAAAGGATTAGTAAATATATGGGCAGGAGTTCCACAACACGATCCTTTTTGGCTTGGCAATTTAAGAGAACTTGAAAAACTTGTTGGGGAACTTGGATTGATACCAAACACTATATTTGGTCATGACAGAGGTATAAAAAATATAAATAAAATTCCAGAAGCAGAATTTAATTTGCTAGTTTCACCATGGCTGGGATTGAGTAATGTTAAACAATTGGAGAAGAAGTTTGGAACACCTTATATGAAATTTCCTAGTATTCCAATAGGAGCAGCAGAAACGAGTAAATTTTTAAGGGAAGTGGGGAAATTTGCTGGAGTCTCTAAAGATAAAGTAGAGGAAATAATTAAAAAACATGAAGATGAATATTACTACTACATTGAAAGATTTGCCGATGTATTTTTAGAGACAAGGGTAATGTCTAGAAGATTTGTTGTTGTGTCAGATGCTCAATATACTTTAGCATTTACTAAATTTCTTACTAATGATTTTGGGTTGTTTCCAGACAAGCAGTATATAATTGATGACACGCCAGAAAAATATAGAAGTGAAGTTGAAGGATACTTTAAAGATTTAAATTATGATATTGAAGCAGAAGTTGAATTTTTAACTGATGGTAATGAAATTCATAACAATATAAAAAATACAGATTTTCATGGGTATCCATTAATAATAGGAAGCTCTTGGGAAAAAAAGGTAGCCAAGGAGACAAAGGCACATTTTTTAGCGGTGTCTTGGCCACTGAATGAAAGACTAGTAATTAACAGTTCTTATGTTGGTTATGCAGGAGGACTTAAATTACTTGAAGACATATATTCTGTAGTTCTAACTAGATTTAACTAA
- a CDS encoding radical SAM protein: protein MANTGPFDREEKYKHLSNLHPCLGGEAHSKFGRLHLPVSPTCNIQCKFCKRDCNNNEDRPGVANGILAPKDSVSTVKRALELCPEITVVGIAGPGDTLATENAIETFKYVNEEYPDLIKCLSTNGLLLERYAEELYKVGVSTITVTVNAVDHKIQSQIISHIILDKKIYYGEEAAKILIDAQLRGIRKISELGVIVKVNTVLIPTINDKHIEEIAKTVKEAGAKLYNIIPLIPQHDLSHIPAPTCMELDSARAKAEKYLDVFRHCKHCRADACGIPGQRDLSNQLYGTRLDLETFSHG from the coding sequence ATGGCAAATACAGGTCCGTTCGATAGAGAAGAAAAATATAAACATTTATCTAATTTACATCCATGTCTTGGAGGAGAGGCACATTCCAAATTTGGAAGGCTTCATCTTCCCGTAAGTCCTACATGTAATATTCAATGTAAGTTCTGCAAAAGAGATTGCAATAATAATGAAGATAGACCAGGGGTAGCTAATGGAATACTAGCACCTAAAGATTCAGTTAGCACAGTTAAAAGAGCATTAGAGCTATGCCCTGAAATTACAGTAGTAGGCATTGCAGGTCCAGGAGATACATTAGCTACAGAAAATGCTATAGAAACTTTTAAATATGTAAATGAAGAATATCCAGATTTAATAAAGTGCTTAAGTACAAACGGATTGCTATTAGAAAGGTATGCAGAGGAACTATATAAGGTTGGAGTAAGTACTATAACAGTAACGGTTAATGCAGTAGATCATAAAATTCAAAGTCAAATAATATCACACATAATATTAGATAAAAAGATTTATTATGGAGAAGAAGCAGCTAAAATACTTATAGATGCTCAGCTTAGAGGCATAAGAAAGATAAGTGAATTAGGAGTTATTGTGAAGGTAAATACAGTATTAATACCAACAATTAATGATAAACATATTGAAGAAATAGCAAAGACCGTTAAAGAGGCTGGTGCCAAACTTTACAATATAATACCATTAATTCCACAACATGATTTAAGCCATATTCCAGCACCAACCTGCATGGAACTTGATAGTGCCAGAGCTAAAGCGGAGAAATATCTAGATGTATTTAGACATTGCAAACACTGCCGTGCAGATGCATGTGGTATACCAGGTCAGAGAGATTTGTCAAATCAGTTATATGGAACGAGATTAGATTTAGAAACATTTTCACATGGTTAA